A single genomic interval of Zingiber officinale cultivar Zhangliang chromosome 4A, Zo_v1.1, whole genome shotgun sequence harbors:
- the LOC121969685 gene encoding probable xyloglucan endotransglucosylase/hydrolase protein 32 yields MALLIALFLPVLLNLLSINAQPSPGYYPSSSVSPIRFTDGYTNLWGPEHQTISPDQYSTTIWLDSKSGSGFKSIHSYTNGYFGASIKLQSGYTAGTNTAFYLSNNQAYPGFHDEVDIEFLGNIEGRPYVLQTNVYVRGSGDGRIVGREMRFHLWFDPTADFHHYAILWNPDEIIFLVDDVPIRRYARKIEMTFPDRQMWVYGSIWDASSWATDNGRYKTDYKYQPFVGKYTNFKISSSVSSSPTGNGLSSAQYAAMQWVQRNYMVYYYCQDYSRDHSLTPEC; encoded by the exons ATGGCTCTCCTCATTGCCTTGTTTTTGCCTGTCCTCCTCAATCTGCTCTCCATCAATGCCCAGCCATCTCCAGGGTACTACCCCAGCTCCTCGGTGAGTCCGATTAGGTTCACTGACGGTTACACTAACCTCTGGGGGCCTGAGCACCAAACCATTTCCCCAGATCAGTATTCGACCACCATCTGGCTCGACAGCAAATCAG GAAGTGGATTCAAGTCGATCCATTCTTACACAAATGGCTACTTTGGGGCTTCCATCAAGCTCCAGAGTGGCTACACTGCCGGCACAAACACAGCATTCTAT CTTTCTAATAATCAAGCGTACCCTGGATTCCATGACGAGGTGGACATCGAATTCTTGGGGAATATTGAAGGGAGGCCGTACGTACTGCAGACGAATGTGTACGTGAGAGGCAGTGGTGATGGTCGAATCGTCGGCCGGGAGATGAGGTTCCACCTCTGGTTCGACCCCACCGCCGATTTCCACCACTACGCGATTCTGTGGAATCCAGATGAGATCAT ATTTTTGGTCGACGATGTGCCGATACGAAGATATGCTCGAAAGATCGAGATGACCTTCCCTGATCGACAAATGTGGGTGTATGGCTCCATATGGGATGCATCATCTTGGGCCACTGATAATGGTCGATATAAAACCGACTACAAGTATCAGCCTTTTGTGGGAAAGtacacaaatttcaaaataagttCCTCTGTGTCTTCATCGCCGACTGGCAACGGGCTTAGCTCAGCGCAATATGCAGCGATGCAGTGGGTTCAGAGGAATTACATGGTGTATTATTATTGCCAAGATTATAGTAGGGATCATTCTCTTACACCGGAGTGTTAA